AGTGACCTAATTCTGGTAACATGTAGCTACTTTCAGTTCCAAGGCTTTCTCCTTGTAGACCAGTGTAATCACAGACTCCATCCTCCATCGATGATGTGCTCAACCCCGGTCACATAACTTGactgcgcgcacacacaaaaaaatcattGCAGTTAATCAATATAATAAAATCACACTAGcagtaaataaaaacacacaaacatggAGTGCTTTGTACGGCTGACGgaggtgccaatacttttgaaatTAGTGTTTTGAAGAAAATAAATGCACTACATAAACCTTTTCCTCTGACACGGTTATCCAGCATCTCGACatgtttaaagtgccattccaccattggatgtatttttttggcataaaatacaatatattttatgacaacatgactagacagagaaatcttttagcttcaaaatgatatatcaaacataattttttgacaacgacaagtatattaattttgcgaccaaagtcacctacccttttaatttccgcgcggtagtgaaacgtgatgtcatcggcaggttccctttcttgtgtaccacgtcacgtatgacgtggcacagattatcagcaatggcggatagaacgcgattgtcagcttcggaaaagaagcgaaggaaaatagaaagtgatgcccaaaggagacggtcaatggtggatatcggcacagcaaccgacaagtggaaatcgcgttctatccgccattgctgataatctgtgccacgtcacacgtgacgtggtacacaagaagggcaacctgccgatgacatcacatttcactaccgcacggaaattaaaagggtaggtgactttggtcgcaaaattaatatacttgtcgctgtcaaaaaattatgtttgatatatcattttgaagctaaaagatttctctgtctagtcatgttgtcataaaatatattgtattttatgccaaagaatacatccaatggtggaatggcactttaagcttaaAATGATGCTTGGTTTCAGAGGGGGTGCCAATATTTTTGGAGTTGACTGGAGCTTTAAAGGagggaaaaataaaatcaatTCAAATGACAGAATAATCCAAGTCggtgtgtgatgatgatgatacttgTACAGATGATATCATGGTATGACCcacactagaaaaaaaaaaaaaactattgtgaTAAATTTTTGCCACAATtcacttttgttttatctgtaaccgcttatcccgtgcggggtcacggggggcaagctggagcctatcccagctgaccatgggcgagaggcagggtacatcctggataaGTCgctagctcatcgcagggctgacacacacacacacacacacacacacacaaacaaccattcacactcactttagagccaccaattaacctaacctgcacatctttggactgtgggaggaaacccacgcagacacggggaaaacatgcaaactccacacagaaaggccctcgtcagctgctgggttcaaacccagaaccttcttgctgtgaggtgacagtgctaaccactacaccacgacaCATGCCCCACAATTCACTAATCAATCTTAATCATTTCTGCTCCCAGgtttgctctgattggctgccagtAAATCATAAAGTAAAACACTGACTAGAGTTTAACATGAAACCATCAAAAATGTTGAagattgggaaaaaaaaattctgaaaatatAATTGAAAATTTCATCACATTGTCATCTGCATGTTATTATCTTCAGCACAGGAAGTGCTGAAGATTATCTGATGACACACAAAATGTTTTCTAATGAAACATGTTgcattttgtatttttgtttaaataaaaaaatattctaACAGTATTGAAAGCAGGTAATATTGGCACACCGTTTAAcccgataaataaaaattttctgGACTGACCTCGTCGGAGGCAAGATAAACACACAGATGAGCCACTTCCTCTGCAGTGCACAACCTGCCGATCTTCTGCCTCGCCATGAAGTCCTTAAATGCCTGAAACACAACAAATAACAGGGCTTTATATCTTTCCAACACAGATAATCTCTCACTTTGTTCACTCAGCGCCCATGTTAGCATGATAGTGTGATGGATCGGAGTACTGTGAGTGATCAGGCTGGAGCTTCAGTCGTTATCTGGATTGGACTGTAAGCTGTAGGACACAAAATTTTCATGTGTAATTACTCTATCATCACACAATCATCATGTTTTTCTTTCTAAAATAGTTACTGTAGGCATCGATCAGCGCATGACAACTAGGACTGTTTTATTGCCTCGTTTCAAACTCCAGGCAAATGCTTACATAAATGTGAATTATTATTTTTCCAGGaatcttttttttgtcttgtgcTCACACTTTAGTACCTGTTCAGGATTAGGTCTGGCCTGGATTCGCTCTCTGAGTGACGGAGTGTCTACGGTTCCTGtagagagaaaagagaggaagaactCAAGCTGAGAACtgaacaaagaaaagaaaaagaatgaaGAGAAATTTCTAGCACATAATCTGAACAGAAAAAAGTATTATAGAGCATTTATTGTTCTGATCCTGACCCTGGGTGAATTTTAACGTAAATGTGTATTTTCTGTAGATatggagactgtgtgtgtgtgtgtgtgtgtgtgtgtgtgtgtgtaagtaaaagaGTTGAGCAGTGTGTACCAGGGCAGATGCAGTTACAGCGAATCCCCTGCTCGAGGAAATCCGCAGCTACAGACTTGGTGAGTCCGATCACTGCCGCTTTAGACGTGCTGTACACACACCTGTTCACTACACctacacacaatttttttttacacgTTTACAACAGCAATTATAAAAAGTCATAAAACTTATATAATAAAATACATCATAAGTAATGCAATAGAAGAACAAAAATGTGTTCATGCCTTTGATACTTGACGCCACAGACGACATGTTAATGATGTTCCCCGACCTGCGACTCAACATCTGAGTGCATGAACACAAAGAGAAACAGTGACATTCAGGAGCTCACGTTTAATATAAAGATAAGGATAAAAATACTCAGAAAAATATCAGCGCTCATTTTCAGTGCTGTGGGTAAAgatttcaagatggccgccatgttgaGAACTCCCAAACCACCAGCAGTCTTTTATTAATATTGGTGCCTTTTACTCAGATCTGTTCTTCTAAACTGACTGTAATGCTAATATAAGAATTTCACCTCCAGCTCCCTGTCCAATCCAGGGATTTTAAAATCACACTTGTATTTTCAAATTTTGCTGAATGCCAGTGGAATAAtattgtttattctatccacattcactggatatgagcaatcacacgctctcattggctactctactactaggctatcagctcatataccatgaatagagaaaaacaaaatggtggagttctTTGCAgagccaaccgaggacgaaataaaaactctactcaaacccccccccaaaaaaaagccacaaaatatggaatgaaagtatttgatggtaagaatgtatctttaacttttcaagaattatcatcgtatttttcacaaattgctactgtcatttcgctggtttgtttacattctaagcggaaatgattttgtcggacgttttgtacaaagtttttatttatagaatttgcaaaaaataaaaatgctgtttctcaaaatccagtgaatgtggatagaataaaaccgttattccgctcaatttggtcatgcatggcttatagccagctcggtgctatgcgcctcatcagctcatgtacgactcggtttcgtggaataactgttaaacatgtAGTTGTAGGCGATTATAATTGTATCCCCCCCCCCGATGTCTCTTTCTCGGTCCAGATGTTGATAATGGGACCCTGGTGTGTCACCTAATTTACTATGGGACTCTAATTAAGCTTATACCAGAGGTTTAATTTTAAGTGTCCAATCAGAAGAGGGAGCTTTGATGTGTGAAAGACGTTAGAGTTGGATCTTCATACCCTTCAGATAAGCGATATTAAACGTGAATAAACCTCTTTAGAGAGTTAAATCTGATTAGAAAGGCAGAGATCAGAGGCACAATCCTCAGTCAAAGGTGAAAATGTTGCTACTGCTGTTGTTTTATTCATAGCAAAGATGCAAATAAGAGCCTCAGAATGTTTTTGGAGCAGGTATACGGTTCCCAGTCGAGCCACAACTCCACTAATATTGCCAATGTTTTTCTGATGAATCTTAACTTTCCTGAAAAATCAGAGGAGAAAAGAGAAGCCCTTAGTCAGTTTTATCCTGGGGACATGAACAGTGTGTAAACCGCAACGTAACAATCAGTCTGAAGGCTATAAGCTCAAATCTCTCTCATATCTCATTtaatacacagtggggcaaaaaagtatttagtcagccaccaattgtgcaagttctcccacttaaaaaaatgagagaggcctgtaattttcatcataggtacacttcaactatgagagacagaatggggggaaagaatccaggaaatcacaatgtaggatttttaatgaattaattggtaaattccttggtaaaataagtatttggtcacctacaaacaagcaagatttctggctctcacagacctgtaacttctttaagaggctcctctgtcctccactcgttacctgtattaatggcacctgttatcagtataaaagacacctgtccacaacctcaaacagtcccactccaaactccactatggccaagaccaaagagctgtcaaaggacaccagaaacaaaattgtagacctgcaccagattgggaagactgaatctgcaataggtaagcagcttagtgtgaagaaatcaactgtgggagcaattattagaaaatggaagacatacaagaccactgataatctcccttgatctggggctccacgcaagatctcaccccgtggggtcaaaatgatcacaagaacggtgagcaaaaatcccagaaccacacggggggacctagtgaatgacctgcagagagctgggaccaaagtaacaaaggctaccatcagtaacacactacgccgccagggactcaaatcctgcagtgccagacatgtccccctgcttaagccagtacatgtccaggcccgtctgaagtttgctagagagcatttggatgatccagaagaggattgggagaatgtcatatggtcagatgaaaccaaaatagaactttttggtaaaaactcaacttgtcgtgtttggaggagaaagaatgctgagttgcatccaaagaacaccatacctactgtgaagcatgggggtggaaacatcatgctttggggctgtttttctgcaaagggaccaggacgactgatccgtgtaaaggaaagaatgaatggggccatgtatcgtgaaattttgagtgaaaacctccttccatcagcaagggcattgaagatgaaacgtggctgggtctttcagcatgacaatgatcccaaacacaccacccaggcaacgaaggagtggcttcgtaagaagcatttcaaggtcctggagtggcctagccagtctccagatctcaaccccatagaaaatctttggagggagttgaaagtccgtgttgcccagcgacagccccaaaatatcactgctctagaggagatctgcatggaggaatgggccaaaataccagcaacagtgtgtgaaaaccttgtgaagacttacagaaaacgtttgacctctgtcattgccaacaaagggtatataacaaaggattgagatgaacttttgttattgaccaaatacttattttccatcataatttgcaaataaattctttaaaaatcagacaatgtgattttcaggattttttttttctccttctgtctctcatagttgaggtatacctatgatgaaaattacaggcctctctcatctttttaagtggaagaacttacacaattggtgactgactaaatacttttttgccccactatataaATGGCAGATCCATCACAGCTGATTGGGAGTGTAAATGGAGCTTTATGTGAGTTTGGACCTTGGGTAGGAAGGCTCTTATCATTAGGTACATGCTGCGAATGTTCAGGTTCATGGTAAAGTCCCAGTCCGACTCCTCACAGTCCAGGATCGTACCATGATGAACAAACCTGAGGGGGAATAAACCAAGAAACAGAATGACAAGGAATTAACAGAGGCGTGACGTGATAAATTATCACCACCAACATTACCACTAACAATAATCTTTAATAATAAATCACTTTTTGTACAGTATATGAAAGTGTTTTTATGTAAACATAAATCATAATATAAAATTTTATAAAATCAGTCTACATTAGAATGTCAATATTACAATAATAAAGGAAGAAAATGAACACATACTGAATATTACAGTAATAAAGTTTATACATCAATAAATGAGTTAATATTACAATTATAAAATACAAACTAGAAATATTGGGTTTAAACCCAACAATAAATTAAAGAACAAATAAGAACAGTGCTGCAGATAATtactgtcttttatttatttagtttattaCTATTAATTGATTGTTATCACACCTCACCCTGACTCCAGATTATTACTGATTAGTTTGTTTTGGGTGTTTATTCCTGATCAGTATGATGGTGTTTATCAGGAGAATCTTGTTGGAGGATTAATCTGAATAAACAGAAGGTCACGGAGCAGAAGCGAAGGTCGTTACCCTGCGACGTTAAACAGCACATCAACTCGCTCCAGTTCTTCAGCCAGAGCTTCCACCTGCTGCTTTTTAGTCACATCGAGTTCCTTCGTCCTGATTCCTTAATTACACACAATAACGTTAAACTTTAATCATTTAAATCTAATAACACCACGTCAACTTCATTATTTTCTCTCAAATGTTTATGAATCAGAGCACAAAAGTGATGTTTCAACTTTTATTTCAAATAATATTCATTTAAAAATTGGAGTTAATTAAATTATTTGATGTGTAATCTCTACAAGCAGCTCAAAATCTGAAAAACaggaacaaataataataataataataataattttatcacCAATTTCAGATTTATTTCTATTTATCTGCCCTGAGCAATGTTTACTGTGTGATATATTCAGCCCAATTGATTTTTTACCAACAAACATGATCATTAagaatggattatttttttttacttacaatAAATGTTGAACAAATACTataccatttttaaaatattaaatgcttttttaattaatttttaaaataatgCACATCAAGCAAACTAAGAGTCATacagcaaaaaaaacaacaaagtgtGTACTGTATATAGCTCGAAATTCGcgttggtccggtcgcccgaggtgacttaatttgtcatttggcgggtaattcctgtcactagccagcccggctggctagttgaaaataaaaaatatatattagaagtgaagattcagacacaccgtcaactaaagccaccacatattaagcgtgtgccgtgtctgtgttaatcgatgtttttattggcaggacagaaaataccgaagaattccgaatgatatcgtgtacgagtcaggctgtcggttttttcactactgcgcatgcatataacgcatctcgttgaatatcgcggtaatcacattATCAaagtcaatagatgtggccacattattgcccatttaaacacgtgtttttgttgttgtttacatctacatctgccaaagctacgttgcgatgtggaactttctgaaaggtgtacagaaaccgccagagacggggacaaagcgacctcggtctgaagaggagaaaaaggccgccgataaagcgtacgagaaggagaaacaacaaaggacttataagcaaacgtgggagcagggtaggccttggctgcgatatgatttttatggaataattaatttttttcaagttgattcctagtcaatatgaagctcctaatgctttctctctcataaatggttaaatacagaaagcatgttggacatattttaggtgctatagtcatgatagtaagtatatttgttttcaatactcatacaccaagttgccaagttttccaatagattattatttgttgatgttatattatggtgctctgtgttgttctcatttatgtatttaacaacagtatcaaaatactcgggtcttgaaataaatgcacattagtcatgaacaatggtaactactctcttttgtgtcatttttgacagaagtaaaattcatacatgaacaaattttggctagttgattttctgtttggctagttactttggaagggaactagtccggctggctggtgaaaaatatatgaatttctaggcctgattttattttttattatatatatatatatatatatatatatatatatatatatatatatatatatatatatatatatatatatacacacacacacacacgtgtgtgtgtgtgtatatattttttatatatatatatatatatacacacacacacacacacgtgtgtgtgtgtgtgtgtgtgtgtgtgtatatatataaataaatataaatcacATGGTGTTTTGAATGAATGGATAAAAATattgtttttaaaagcaaattataaaaaaaaataaataaataaataaataaataacaaacagtacagtccccccaaaaaaaattatatataaatcaCAAGCTGTATAAATCTTAAAAATCCATTTCTATCCCTAAACTGCATCTTTGATCAAAATGTCAACTTTAATATCAACATTTTTATTAAATAGTTGATTTAAATCTGGGTCAGTAGGTGGCGTCGCTTCACTACCTGGAGTTCCATCCAGTTCTCTCAGTTTCTCTCCATTGATGTCCGTAGCAATGACCTGAGCTCCTTCTTTAGCAAAAGCCTatggaaaaaaaatgtacaaaaaaaaaaaaaaaattacagacttTACA
This Neoarius graeffei isolate fNeoGra1 chromosome 3, fNeoGra1.pri, whole genome shotgun sequence DNA region includes the following protein-coding sequences:
- the bdh2 gene encoding dehydrogenase/reductase SDR family member 6 isoform X2, which encodes MGRLDGKVIVLSAAAQGIGRAAALAFAKEGAQVIATDINGEKLRELDGTPGIRTKELDVTKKQQVEALAEELERVDVLFNVAGFVHHGTILDCEESDWDFTMNLNIRSMYLMIRAFLPKMLSRRSGNIINMSSVASSIKGVVNRCVYSTSKAAVIGLTKSVAADFLEQGIRCNCICPGTVDTPSLRERIQARPNPEQLTVQSR
- the bdh2 gene encoding dehydrogenase/reductase SDR family member 6 isoform X1, producing the protein MGRLDGKVIVLSAAAQGIGRAAALAFAKEGAQVIATDINGEKLRELDGTPGIRTKELDVTKKQQVEALAEELERVDVLFNVAGFVHHGTILDCEESDWDFTMNLNIRSMYLMIRAFLPKMLSRRSGNIINMSSVASSIKGVVNRCVYSTSKAAVIGLTKSVAADFLEQGIRCNCICPGTVDTPSLRERIQARPNPEQAFKDFMARQKIGRLCTAEEVAHLCVYLASDESSYVTGVEHIIDGGWSL